One Ignavibacterium album JCM 16511 genomic region harbors:
- a CDS encoding cytochrome b/b6 domain-containing protein — protein MAHRLSRFIKKKMLPKHLKISLLIIGLVILPSKIYAQSIEDCLMCHSDNELTMEKKGKTISLFVDENIFKKSVHSKLNCVSCHKGFNPEDIPHADPIKEVNCVSCHNAALTKHSFHPQILKTKGLGGGKDVSCVSCHGSHEVASTKAGKWSAKSTPESCGNCHKDALELYKKSNHGIAFSQGDESAPSCITCHKGAITKAAFKDDKTSMKQAQEKLCLSCHLDDPNVRSKTKPTTKFILAYDKSVHGKALHSGNGDAANCVDCHSAHDVIKASDSQSSVYRLNIPNTCGKCHSEIKNEFTESVHGVSVAKGNIDAPVCTSCHGEHNILKHTDPNSPVAYQNVSLMVCSPCHASVKLSEKYGLSANRFKTFTESYHGLALRGGSATVANCGSCHGAHNIKPSTDPTSSVYKDNLVKTCGKCHPGANTTFVAGKIHVSLEEKEEPILYWIATIYIVLIVTIVGGMFLHNAVDFYRKGKIRKLIQAGEIKVEHHGHGLYLRMTLAERIQHGTMALSFIILVITGFMLRFPESWWVSHIRDISSHAFEYRSLIHRIAAVAMITVSLYHLYYILFTQRGKQLVIDLLPRWQDVKDAIGVAKFNLGLSNQKPKLDRFSYVEKAEYWALVWGTVVMSVTGLIMWIYTDQAGTFSKLEWDIARTIHYFEAWLAFLAIVVWHFYFVIFNPDVYPMNLAWLKGTLTEEEMAHEHPLELERLKKQESKENSEDKNS, from the coding sequence GTGGCACACAGACTTTCTCGATTTATAAAAAAAAAGATGCTTCCCAAACATCTTAAAATTTCCCTCCTTATAATCGGATTAGTTATTCTGCCCTCTAAGATATATGCTCAATCAATCGAAGATTGTCTGATGTGCCATAGTGATAATGAACTCACTATGGAGAAAAAGGGAAAAACAATTTCCCTCTTTGTTGATGAAAACATCTTTAAAAAATCTGTACACTCAAAACTAAATTGCGTTTCTTGCCACAAGGGATTCAATCCGGAAGATATACCGCACGCTGATCCAATAAAAGAAGTTAATTGTGTAAGTTGTCATAATGCAGCATTGACAAAACATTCTTTCCATCCTCAAATTCTCAAGACCAAAGGACTTGGTGGTGGAAAGGATGTTTCCTGTGTAAGTTGCCACGGCTCTCACGAAGTTGCTTCAACAAAAGCAGGTAAATGGTCTGCAAAAAGTACTCCCGAATCCTGTGGCAACTGTCATAAAGATGCTCTGGAATTATATAAGAAATCAAATCACGGGATAGCATTTTCACAGGGAGATGAAAGTGCGCCAAGTTGCATAACTTGTCATAAGGGTGCTATTACCAAAGCTGCATTCAAGGATGATAAAACATCAATGAAACAGGCACAGGAGAAATTATGTCTGTCCTGTCATTTGGATGATCCGAATGTAAGAAGCAAAACAAAACCAACAACCAAGTTTATTCTGGCTTATGATAAAAGTGTTCACGGCAAAGCTTTGCATTCCGGTAATGGTGATGCTGCAAATTGTGTGGATTGTCATTCTGCACACGATGTAATAAAAGCTTCTGATTCACAATCTTCTGTTTACAGATTAAACATACCAAACACTTGTGGAAAGTGTCACTCTGAAATAAAAAATGAATTTACTGAAAGTGTTCACGGAGTTAGTGTTGCTAAAGGGAATATTGATGCGCCGGTTTGTACAAGTTGTCACGGTGAGCATAATATTTTAAAGCATACTGATCCAAATTCACCGGTAGCATATCAAAATGTTTCTCTAATGGTTTGCTCGCCTTGTCATGCATCAGTTAAACTTTCGGAGAAGTATGGTTTATCTGCAAACAGATTTAAAACTTTCACTGAATCGTATCACGGTCTGGCTTTAAGAGGTGGTTCAGCAACTGTAGCTAATTGCGGAAGTTGTCACGGTGCCCATAATATAAAACCATCAACTGACCCGACATCATCAGTTTATAAAGATAATCTTGTAAAAACCTGCGGCAAATGTCATCCGGGTGCTAACACAACTTTCGTTGCAGGAAAAATTCATGTCAGTCTTGAAGAGAAAGAAGAACCAATACTTTACTGGATTGCAACAATCTATATTGTTTTGATTGTTACAATTGTTGGCGGAATGTTTTTACATAATGCAGTTGATTTTTATAGAAAAGGGAAAATCAGAAAGCTTATTCAGGCAGGTGAAATTAAAGTTGAACATCACGGACATGGTTTATACCTGAGAATGACATTAGCCGAAAGAATTCAGCATGGTACAATGGCTTTAAGTTTTATTATACTTGTTATTACCGGATTTATGCTTCGATTTCCTGAATCCTGGTGGGTAAGTCATATAAGAGACATAAGCAGTCACGCATTTGAGTACAGAAGCTTAATCCACAGAATTGCAGCTGTTGCAATGATAACAGTCAGTCTCTATCACCTTTATTATATCTTGTTTACTCAACGCGGAAAACAACTTGTAATTGATTTATTACCTCGTTGGCAGGATGTTAAAGATGCAATTGGAGTGGCAAAATTTAATCTTGGACTTTCAAATCAAAAACCAAAACTCGATCGTTTCTCCTATGTTGAGAAAGCTGAATACTGGGCTTTAGTTTGGGGTACTGTTGTTATGAGCGTTACCGGCTTAATAATGTGGATATATACTGATCAAGCTGGAACATTTTCTAAATTAGAGTGGGATATTGCACGAACGATTCATTACTTTGAAGCCTGGTTAGCTTTCCTTGCAATAGTTGTCTGGCACTTCTATTTTGTTATTTTCAATCCTGATGTTTATCCTATGAATCTTGCCTGGCTCAAGGGTACCTTGACTGAAGAAGAAATGGCTCACGAACATCCGCTTGAACTTGAGAGACTGAAAAAACAGGAATCAAAAGAAAATTCTGAAGATAAAAATTCATAG
- a CDS encoding c-type cytochrome, which produces MKNIIAYLGIIIAIVALYGFAFTISSNDDPAGKKIFVDQKCNMCHTVKSAGIESKKSDATDLSNVGAEMKSEDMIKYLKKEMKLNNKDHKTAFKGSDEDLKKLVEWLSTLKAESK; this is translated from the coding sequence ATGAAAAACATTATTGCTTATCTGGGAATTATAATCGCAATAGTTGCTCTTTACGGATTTGCATTTACAATTTCATCAAATGATGATCCCGCAGGCAAAAAAATTTTTGTGGATCAAAAATGCAATATGTGTCATACTGTTAAAAGTGCAGGTATAGAATCAAAAAAATCAGATGCAACAGATTTATCTAATGTTGGTGCAGAGATGAAAAGTGAGGATATGATTAAATATCTGAAGAAGGAAATGAAATTAAATAACAAAGATCATAAAACTGCATTCAAAGGTTCAGATGAAGATCTTAAGAAATTAGTTGAATGGTTATCTACTCTTAAAGCTGAATCAAAATAA
- a CDS encoding response regulator transcription factor — MKRVVIYSPDFSLCYSLMMYLQTHYRVIATTDLEIVSGLICNKTADLVIIDAEPDSELIDKCEKFKKCRSEIPIILTYVFTNKSKDSESRIKQIVDEIFYKPFDLNEITSKIPELLFHN, encoded by the coding sequence ATGAAAAGAGTTGTAATTTATAGCCCGGATTTCAGTCTTTGTTACAGTTTAATGATGTATTTGCAGACTCACTACAGAGTGATTGCAACCACCGACTTGGAAATAGTGTCTGGATTAATCTGTAATAAAACTGCTGACCTTGTAATAATTGATGCTGAACCCGATTCTGAACTTATTGATAAGTGCGAAAAATTTAAGAAGTGTCGTTCTGAAATTCCAATTATTCTTACTTATGTCTTCACAAATAAATCCAAAGACTCTGAAAGCCGTATCAAGCAAATAGTTGACGAAATATTTTATAAGCCATTCGATTTGAATGAGATTACTTCAAAGATACCTGAACTACTTTTCCATAATTAA
- a CDS encoding sigma-54-dependent transcriptional regulator encodes MAFKILVVDDEEIIRDSISYILETEGYEVEKAENGKIAHDKIKEKHFDLVITDIEMPAMKGTELLEKIKTLDPQTAVIIITAFGSLDTAITALRNGASDYILKPVEFDELLIKVKRLFEVKDLLIENKVLREEINRKYDFDNIVGKSPAIKKVFDMIQAVAETDSTVLISGNSGTGKELVARAIHYRSKRKNKPFIAVNCGAISENLIESELFGHKKGAFTGAISDKEGFIKAADGGTLFLDEISEMPPQLQVKLLRAIQEKEYTPVGTTQSLPVNVRFVATTNRNLEEEVKAGRFREDLYYRLNVVEIHLPSLKEREEDIPLLADHFLNKYRKELNKNIKGIDNDAMRALLAHEWKGEVRELENVIERAVIFCKGDYISVDDLPPSFVPDRGNLELSFSDSLEDSVRKFERDFIMRVLESNNFNKEKTADVLKVGLSTLYRKLKELDIKI; translated from the coding sequence ATGGCATTTAAAATATTAGTAGTTGATGATGAAGAAATTATCCGTGATTCTATCTCATACATTTTGGAAACTGAAGGATATGAAGTTGAAAAAGCCGAGAACGGAAAGATTGCTCATGACAAAATCAAAGAGAAACATTTTGATCTTGTCATAACAGACATCGAAATGCCAGCGATGAAAGGCACTGAACTACTTGAAAAAATAAAAACTCTTGATCCGCAGACTGCTGTAATCATCATAACTGCATTTGGCTCGCTCGATACCGCAATAACAGCTTTGAGGAATGGTGCAAGCGATTACATCCTGAAACCTGTTGAATTTGATGAACTTCTTATAAAAGTTAAAAGATTATTTGAAGTAAAAGATTTGCTTATTGAAAATAAAGTTTTGCGCGAAGAGATTAATCGTAAATATGATTTCGATAATATAGTTGGTAAAAGTCCGGCAATCAAAAAAGTTTTTGATATGATTCAGGCAGTTGCAGAAACTGATTCAACCGTATTGATTAGTGGAAACAGCGGAACGGGAAAAGAACTTGTTGCAAGAGCAATTCATTACAGAAGTAAAAGAAAGAATAAACCATTTATAGCAGTCAACTGCGGTGCAATTTCCGAAAATCTGATTGAGAGTGAATTATTCGGACATAAAAAAGGTGCTTTCACAGGTGCAATTTCAGATAAAGAAGGATTTATTAAAGCTGCTGATGGTGGAACATTATTCCTTGATGAGATAAGTGAAATGCCTCCTCAGCTTCAGGTTAAACTGCTGCGCGCAATTCAGGAAAAGGAATACACTCCGGTTGGAACAACTCAATCATTACCAGTCAATGTAAGATTTGTTGCGACAACAAACCGCAATCTTGAAGAAGAAGTTAAAGCCGGAAGGTTCCGTGAAGATTTATACTACCGACTAAATGTAGTTGAGATTCATCTTCCTTCTTTAAAAGAGAGAGAAGAAGATATTCCACTCCTTGCTGATCATTTCCTTAACAAGTACCGAAAAGAACTCAACAAGAATATCAAAGGAATAGACAACGATGCGATGAGAGCATTGCTTGCTCACGAATGGAAAGGTGAAGTTCGTGAGTTGGAAAACGTAATTGAAAGAGCTGTAATCTTCTGCAAAGGTGATTATATATCTGTTGATGATTTACCTCCTTCATTTGTTCCGGATCGTGGAAATCTTGAATTAAGCTTCTCAGATTCACTTGAAGATAGCGTCAGAAAGTTCGAGAGAGATTTTATAATGAGAGTTCTCGAATCAAATAATTTTAATAAAGAAAAAACAGCTGATGTTCTTAAAGTTGGTTTATCAACTCTTTACAGAAAACTAAAAGAGCTTGATATAAAGATTTGA
- a CDS encoding PAS domain-containing sensor histidine kinase, with product MNNLNFDFTLFDNFPDLFFLVEQNGKITRMNKIAVQTLKQKVDETEMFFDYVELCDRNHSEKVFEEALNDGLSKEIETRLFINRNFINVKITIIPFTDTVPGKKLAIINVRDISEEKRKEAELIRFFNVAENSVNPIEITDLNGKIIYVNRAFEVASGYSKEELLGKNPRVFGSGKLPSSFWDKMWATISSGKVWVGEVENRKKNGEPFYTQLLISPILEKDGKVSGYFAIHRDLTEKRTLERQLIHTQKMESIGTLAAGIAHEVGNPLASISALVQVAQRSSKDPFVNEKLSLVKSQITRISKIIRDLVDFSRPSNYELELTDVNKVITEAVEITRVGTKAKDITFETKLSDTIPMLPLIADQIQQVFLNILLNAVDAISEKKEKHNEKISVTSEADSDWLTITFVDTGPGIKEENLNKIFEPFFTTKKEGKGTGLGLWVSYGIVKSFQGDIKVKSKLNEGTTFIIKLPIHN from the coding sequence ATGAACAACCTGAATTTTGACTTCACATTATTTGATAATTTTCCCGATTTGTTCTTTCTTGTGGAACAAAATGGCAAAATAACAAGAATGAACAAAATCGCAGTACAAACCTTAAAACAGAAGGTTGATGAAACTGAAATGTTTTTTGATTATGTAGAACTATGTGATAGAAACCATTCAGAAAAAGTTTTTGAAGAAGCATTAAATGACGGATTGTCCAAAGAAATTGAAACAAGACTCTTCATCAACAGAAATTTCATAAATGTTAAGATTACAATTATTCCCTTTACTGATACTGTTCCTGGGAAAAAACTAGCAATCATAAATGTCCGTGATATTAGCGAAGAAAAAAGAAAAGAAGCTGAACTGATAAGATTTTTTAATGTAGCGGAAAACAGTGTTAATCCCATCGAGATAACAGATTTAAACGGAAAAATAATATATGTAAATCGTGCTTTTGAAGTTGCCTCTGGTTATTCTAAAGAAGAATTGCTTGGTAAAAATCCACGAGTGTTCGGAAGCGGAAAACTACCATCATCATTTTGGGATAAAATGTGGGCTACAATTTCAAGTGGTAAAGTTTGGGTTGGTGAGGTTGAGAACCGTAAAAAAAATGGTGAACCATTTTACACTCAGCTACTCATTTCACCGATTCTCGAAAAAGACGGAAAAGTTTCCGGATATTTTGCAATTCACAGAGATCTGACAGAAAAAAGAACTCTCGAGAGACAACTAATTCATACTCAGAAAATGGAAAGCATAGGAACGCTTGCAGCAGGAATTGCACACGAGGTGGGAAATCCGCTAGCTTCTATTTCTGCTTTGGTACAGGTTGCACAAAGAAGTTCTAAAGATCCATTTGTTAATGAAAAACTTAGTTTGGTAAAAAGTCAGATTACCAGAATTTCAAAAATTATTCGTGACCTCGTTGATTTTTCAAGACCATCAAATTATGAACTTGAATTAACTGATGTTAATAAAGTGATTACGGAAGCAGTTGAGATTACTCGGGTCGGCACTAAAGCAAAAGATATTACTTTCGAGACAAAACTTAGTGATACAATTCCAATGCTGCCATTAATAGCTGATCAGATACAACAGGTTTTTCTTAATATTCTTCTTAATGCAGTTGATGCGATTTCAGAAAAGAAAGAAAAACATAACGAAAAAATATCTGTTACATCTGAAGCTGATTCGGATTGGCTCACAATTACTTTTGTTGATACGGGACCAGGAATTAAAGAAGAAAATCTTAATAAAATTTTTGAACCTTTTTTCACAACAAAAAAAGAAGGCAAAGGTACAGGGCTTGGACTTTGGGTAAGCTATGGAATTGTAAAAAGTTTTCAGGGCGATATAAAAGTAAAGAGCAAATTAAACGAAGGAACAACATTTATAATTAAGTTACCGATTCACAATTAG
- a CDS encoding carbon-nitrogen family hydrolase: MKIGLLQYNPVWEDKDANKQKILSFVEKTEEKIELLVLPEMSLTGFTMNAEQFAEGIGGDTFRFFSALAQEKSFDVFVGIIERGKQKPFNTLLHINSKGKLIKLYRKVHPFSYSKENQFYNAGSKPVTTKIKKNLIGLSICYDLRFPELYRKYAKKRVHLIVDIANWPDTRIEHWRTLLKARAIENQCYVAGVNRVGDDPKLHYNGCTSFYDPMGNLLAEVIEEEKLLIVELNKNYLNEVREKFPFLDDIKMI; encoded by the coding sequence ATGAAAATAGGTTTATTACAATACAATCCTGTTTGGGAAGATAAAGATGCAAACAAACAGAAAATTTTGTCTTTTGTTGAAAAGACAGAAGAGAAAATTGAACTGCTGGTTCTGCCCGAAATGAGTCTGACGGGATTTACAATGAATGCCGAACAGTTTGCTGAAGGGATTGGTGGTGATACATTCAGATTTTTTTCTGCTCTCGCACAGGAAAAATCATTTGATGTTTTTGTCGGTATTATTGAAAGAGGAAAACAAAAGCCATTTAATACGCTTCTTCATATCAACTCAAAAGGGAAGCTGATTAAACTTTATCGGAAAGTTCATCCATTTTCATATTCAAAAGAGAATCAGTTTTATAATGCTGGTTCAAAACCGGTAACTACAAAGATTAAAAAAAATCTCATTGGACTTTCAATTTGTTATGATTTAAGATTTCCTGAATTGTACAGAAAATATGCTAAGAAGCGTGTTCATCTGATTGTTGATATTGCTAATTGGCCAGATACAAGAATTGAACATTGGAGAACATTACTTAAAGCAAGAGCAATCGAAAATCAGTGTTATGTAGCCGGAGTTAATCGTGTTGGTGATGATCCTAAACTACATTACAACGGCTGCACAAGTTTTTATGATCCGATGGGCAACCTTTTGGCTGAAGTTATTGAAGAAGAAAAACTTTTGATAGTCGAACTCAATAAAAATTATCTAAACGAAGTAAGGGAAAAATTTCCTTTCCTCGATGATATAAAAATGATTTAG
- a CDS encoding T9SS type A sorting domain-containing protein produces the protein MKTLSVLSVIIILSISSVNAQWIQVDDSNLGGDIMALLEYDNVLYAGGTAYLFRSSDQGNSWSGNFGPLAFAWTLTKSEGKIYCGIRYPNTGIFKSTNNGLDWQSTSFTFEPMSLASGDTFIVTSGFGNPHIYLSSDEGQTWNSISNHIGYLAVSRNRIYAALSGLKMTSDFGINWSNIHNDPGISVVAEDSIIFFGTQNGKIYRSTNYGQSWETKFDKPGAYVFSLYKYGEYIFAGTDSGFYVSTNNGESFFSKNDNLGSSRVNAILVYNNYVFVGNGNYSAVPVSVWKRPLSEILGVNQQKENGPNSFLLYQNYPNPFNPTTKIQYELSSKQFVKLKIYDLLGDEVATLVNEEKPAGIYEVEFNVSQYSSSDITSGVYFYRMETSSPVGQTSSKTKKMILMK, from the coding sequence ATGAAAACACTTTCAGTTCTCTCTGTTATAATTATCCTTTCAATTAGTTCTGTAAATGCACAATGGATTCAGGTAGATGATTCGAATTTAGGCGGTGATATTATGGCATTACTTGAATACGACAATGTTCTTTACGCAGGTGGAACTGCTTACCTCTTTCGCAGTAGTGATCAGGGTAATTCCTGGTCAGGAAATTTCGGGCCATTAGCTTTTGCCTGGACATTAACAAAATCAGAAGGAAAAATATATTGCGGAATAAGGTATCCGAACACCGGAATTTTCAAATCCACAAATAACGGTTTGGATTGGCAATCAACTTCATTTACATTCGAACCAATGTCACTTGCTTCAGGTGATACTTTTATTGTTACATCAGGATTTGGTAATCCTCATATCTACCTTTCATCTGATGAGGGTCAAACATGGAATTCCATCAGTAATCATATTGGATATCTTGCCGTTTCACGAAACAGAATTTATGCAGCTCTATCCGGATTAAAGATGACTTCAGATTTCGGAATAAACTGGAGTAATATTCACAATGATCCAGGAATTTCAGTGGTTGCAGAAGATTCGATTATCTTCTTCGGAACACAAAATGGAAAAATTTATCGCTCAACTAATTATGGACAATCGTGGGAAACAAAGTTTGATAAACCAGGAGCTTATGTTTTTTCATTGTACAAGTATGGTGAGTATATTTTTGCCGGAACTGATTCTGGATTTTATGTCTCAACAAATAACGGAGAATCATTTTTTAGTAAAAATGATAATCTTGGCAGCAGCAGAGTAAATGCAATTTTAGTTTATAATAATTATGTGTTTGTTGGGAATGGAAATTATTCGGCTGTTCCGGTATCTGTTTGGAAAAGACCTTTAAGTGAAATTCTCGGTGTTAATCAGCAAAAAGAAAATGGACCTAATTCATTTTTGCTTTACCAGAATTACCCTAATCCATTTAATCCAACCACTAAGATTCAATATGAACTATCAAGTAAACAATTTGTGAAATTAAAAATTTATGATTTACTTGGTGATGAAGTAGCAACACTTGTTAATGAAGAAAAGCCAGCCGGAATTTACGAAGTTGAATTTAATGTAAGTCAGTACTCCAGTTCTGACATTACAAGTGGAGTTTATTTTTACAGAATGGAAACAAGTTCTCCCGTTGGACAGACATCTTCTAAAACGAAAAAGATGATTTTAATGAAGTAA
- a CDS encoding YbaN family protein: protein MNKNSEIKNIQLPKFYRYFYLISGILLVAIGVIGIFLPVLPTTIFLILASACFVKSSPRANEWLRNHRVLGLYIKNYQDKTGLTVRAKIFNITFLWIMILLSAFYFTNEIYIKIILVLIAVGVTIHLLMIKTKKV from the coding sequence ATGAATAAAAATTCCGAAATAAAGAATATACAGTTGCCAAAATTCTACAGATACTTTTATCTGATAAGTGGGATTCTTTTGGTTGCAATTGGTGTCATTGGAATTTTTCTACCTGTACTACCGACAACAATATTCTTGATTCTTGCTTCAGCTTGCTTTGTAAAAAGTTCACCAAGAGCAAATGAGTGGTTAAGAAATCACCGAGTGCTTGGTCTCTATATTAAAAACTATCAGGACAAAACTGGTTTAACCGTTCGTGCAAAGATTTTTAACATTACATTCTTGTGGATAATGATTTTACTCTCAGCGTTTTATTTTACAAATGAAATTTACATTAAAATTATTCTGGTTCTGATTGCAGTTGGTGTTACAATACATTTGCTAATGATAAAAACAAAAAAAGTTTAA
- a CDS encoding acyl-CoA thioesterase → MFAVKRRINFFDCDPAGIIFYSRLFDFCHSAYEQLIESFELDEDYWDNPLYVVPIIHTECDYYKPIKYGDEIEIQLSVSNLKNSSFELTYSLLLNDEKCAVVKTVHVFVSREDWQKMNIPDNIMIGLQRQFAE, encoded by the coding sequence ATGTTTGCGGTTAAACGAAGAATAAATTTTTTTGACTGTGATCCGGCCGGAATAATTTTTTATTCCCGCTTGTTTGATTTTTGTCATTCTGCCTACGAACAATTAATCGAAAGTTTTGAGCTTGATGAGGACTACTGGGATAATCCTCTGTATGTTGTTCCGATAATTCATACGGAGTGTGATTATTACAAACCAATAAAATATGGTGATGAAATAGAAATACAATTATCAGTTTCAAACCTTAAAAACTCCTCATTCGAACTAACTTATTCATTGTTGTTGAATGATGAAAAATGTGCAGTGGTTAAAACCGTGCATGTTTTTGTGAGCAGAGAAGATTGGCAGAAAATGAATATACCGGATAACATTATGATTGGACTTCAAAGGCAATTTGCTGAATAA
- the menE gene encoding o-succinylbenzoate--CoA ligase, whose protein sequence is MKDFFYKYSNREDLIAVRTSKMKLSYKELFDSADKLSSKLTFPDSSISNYIPILSSNNAEFILITLALWKKGLVPVPINIRWTEKEVESVIVNNKFDLIFYEDKFSDKIKNLNIGKFSFEELFSLPETNTVFRNNDEALVIFTSGSTGEPKGVVHTFNSLASSTINGNDILKQTESDRWLASLPFYHIGGFQIICRALSSGCEIIIPDDLETESLKKAVEQFNPTHISLVSTQLQRLLDSNVKVDESLKLTLIGGGFSEDELIFNADKLGWKPIRVYGSSETASFITAAAAEEIRNKPGTVGKPVKNTIIKISYDDEILISTSSLFSYYLNNPEETKSKLKNGFYHSGDIGRIEDTYLFIETRRNDLIVSGGENVNPYEVEKALMEIPGIKEVCVFPIEDNEWGQLVACAIVADKKISDEEIKKELKSKLAAFKIPKKFYFVNQLPKTSLGKIEREKIRAMFNTEK, encoded by the coding sequence ATGAAAGATTTTTTCTACAAATATTCAAATCGTGAAGACCTCATCGCAGTAAGAACATCCAAAATGAAATTATCATACAAAGAACTTTTTGATTCAGCAGATAAACTTTCATCGAAACTAACTTTTCCTGATAGTTCAATCAGCAATTATATTCCGATTCTCTCTTCAAATAATGCAGAATTTATTTTAATAACTTTAGCACTTTGGAAAAAAGGTTTAGTACCTGTTCCGATAAATATCAGATGGACAGAAAAAGAAGTTGAGTCTGTAATAGTTAATAATAAATTTGATTTGATTTTTTATGAGGATAAATTTTCCGATAAAATTAAAAATCTGAATATCGGAAAATTTTCTTTCGAAGAATTATTTTCTCTACCTGAAACTAATACTGTATTCAGAAATAATGATGAAGCACTCGTAATCTTCACTTCAGGCAGCACAGGCGAGCCGAAAGGTGTTGTTCATACTTTCAATTCACTTGCAAGCAGTACAATCAATGGTAATGATATATTAAAACAAACTGAATCGGACAGATGGCTTGCTTCACTTCCTTTTTATCACATAGGTGGATTTCAAATAATTTGCAGAGCATTATCCTCTGGTTGTGAAATTATCATTCCCGATGATCTTGAAACTGAATCATTAAAAAAAGCAGTCGAGCAATTTAATCCTACTCATATTTCATTAGTTTCAACTCAATTGCAAAGATTGCTCGATAGTAATGTGAAAGTAGATGAATCTCTGAAATTAACTTTAATAGGAGGTGGATTTTCAGAAGATGAACTTATCTTCAATGCAGATAAACTTGGATGGAAACCTATACGAGTTTACGGTTCATCTGAAACTGCCTCGTTCATAACTGCAGCTGCAGCAGAGGAAATCCGAAACAAGCCGGGAACTGTAGGTAAACCGGTTAAGAATACAATAATAAAAATTTCTTACGATGATGAAATTTTGATTTCCACAAGCAGTTTATTCAGTTATTATCTAAACAATCCTGAAGAAACAAAATCAAAATTGAAAAACGGATTTTATCACTCGGGTGACATAGGAAGAATTGAAGACACATACTTATTCATTGAAACAAGAAGGAATGATTTAATAGTTAGCGGCGGAGAAAATGTAAATCCTTACGAAGTAGAAAAAGCTTTAATGGAAATTCCAGGTATTAAAGAAGTTTGTGTTTTTCCGATTGAAGATAACGAATGGGGTCAATTGGTTGCTTGCGCAATAGTGGCAGATAAAAAAATTAGCGATGAAGAAATAAAGAAAGAATTGAAGAGTAAACTTGCAGCATTTAAAATCCCTAAAAAATTTTATTTTGTAAACCAACTTCCCAAAACATCGTTGGGAAAAATTGAAAGAGAAAAAATTCGTGCAATGTTCAATACTGAAAAATAA
- a CDS encoding 1,4-dihydroxy-2-naphthoate polyprenyltransferase, producing MASRPKTLPAAVVPVMVGSALAINQGKFYPLYSFIALVCSLLIQIGTNFTNDLYDHLKGADTEKRKGPLRVLSAGLISVKEMRNAIFLVFGLTFILGLYLVYVTDWKILAIGIFSIIAGLAYTAGPYPLAYHGLGDLFVFLFFGIIGTMGTYYLHHLEFTIVSFLVSLPVGALITNILIVNNYRDIEEDKVAGKNTLAVIFGKEFSRYEYIFFLLLSFFVPFILYFKFNFTGTIFLPYLSFPLAILLAKMIFNYHGQQLNKTLEVSAKYSALYGLLFSAGMIL from the coding sequence TTGGCAAGCAGACCGAAAACACTTCCAGCAGCAGTTGTTCCTGTAATGGTTGGTTCTGCGTTGGCAATCAATCAGGGAAAATTTTATCCGCTTTACTCTTTCATAGCTCTCGTTTGTTCTCTTCTGATTCAGATTGGGACTAATTTCACAAATGATTTATATGATCATCTTAAAGGTGCTGATACTGAAAAACGGAAAGGTCCTTTAAGAGTTTTATCAGCAGGGCTGATCTCAGTCAAAGAAATGCGAAACGCAATCTTCCTTGTTTTTGGATTGACTTTTATTCTCGGACTTTATCTTGTCTATGTAACTGACTGGAAAATTCTGGCAATAGGAATTTTTTCTATCATCGCAGGACTTGCATATACTGCTGGTCCATATCCGCTTGCATATCACGGGCTCGGTGATTTATTTGTTTTTCTTTTCTTCGGAATTATCGGAACTATGGGTACGTATTATCTTCATCATCTTGAGTTTACCATTGTTTCTTTTTTAGTTTCATTACCTGTTGGTGCATTGATAACTAATATTCTTATCGTTAACAATTATCGTGATATCGAAGAAGATAAAGTTGCCGGCAAAAATACTCTTGCTGTGATTTTTGGAAAAGAATTTTCACGGTATGAATATATTTTCTTTTTACTGTTATCATTCTTTGTTCCGTTCATTTTATACTTCAAATTCAATTTTACCGGAACAATTTTCTTACCTTATCTTTCCTTTCCTCTGGCAATACTTCTTGCAAAAATGATTTTCAACTATCATGGACAACAATTGAATAAGACTCTTGAGGTCAGTGCAAAATACTCTGCACTTTACGGATTATTATTTTCTGCAGGAATGATTCTCTGA